From the genome of Amylibacter sp. IMCC11727:
CACGGCGTTGTGTCAGCTTTGCTTCGGCCTGCTGAAAGATTTGCTCAGGCGGCGTGTTTTCTAGCGTGACTTCTTCTTCCTGCGCGAAACGCCCACAACCAGCCGTGAACAAAACAGTGCCAGCCACTGCGCCCAGTACAATACGTTTTGCAAAAGAAGCCATTACTGCATCACCCTAATTCGCTGGCCCAACCATAGGCCGCAATTTGGCAGTTAACTAGCACAAAATGACCAAAGGAAAAACGGTTTCGCACGGTAAAGGCATAACTTTTATCCTATGCCTTTGATCGTATCACGCGTGAACGAAATCTGACGGTTTGATATGCGCACCTGGCAGGTCATTCCACTGCTCTGATGTGACGTCGATCATTTCCCACGCATCTGGATTCGCGAACAATTCACGCAGCAACAGATTGGTGGCGCGGTGGCCCGCTTTTTCGCCAACATACCGCCCAATAATCGGGCTGCCAGCCAGTGCCAGATCACCCAACGCATCGAGCATTTTGTGGCGAACACATTCGTCGGCACGGCGGAACCCTTCGGGGTTCAAAACATCTGCACCATCCACAACGATGGCGTTTTCCAACCCACCACCAAGCGCAAGGCCAGCAGATTGCATCATATCCACGTCACGACGACGACAGAAAGTACGGCAATTGCTCAATTCGCGCACAAACGCGCCATTGGACATTTTAAGGGATTTTGACTGCTGCCCGATGGCCGCTTCGTCAAAATCAATTTCAAATTCGATTTCAATGCTATCCGCAGGGGACAAGGTGGCAGTGAACCCGTCAACGGCAATGGTCACATCTTTCAAAATGCGGATCGCCCGCAGCGGCGCGTCTTGTTCTTGCAAGCCCGCCTTCAGGATTGCCGCAACGAATGGGGCAGAGCTGCCATCCATGATCGGGATTTCTGGGCCGTCAATTTCGATAAGTGCGTTGTGAATGCCTGTGCCAGCCAGTGCGGCCATCAGGTGTTCCACGGTGGACACTTCGGTCCCTGCATCATTTGCAAGACGGGTACACAGCTGTGTGTCGTTCACATGATCGTACAACGCTGGGATCAGGTTGTCGCGATCTGTTACATCCACGCGACGCATCCAAATGCCGTATTCAGCCGAAGCAGGCAAAACGCGCAAAACGGCTCGTTTACCAGAATGCAGGCCCTTGCCTACTATTTCGATCGGTTGTTTTAAGGTTCTTTGCATAACGCACCCATGCTTTTGCTTGCTCTGATAAATAAGCAAAGCAAGGCGCAATCTCAATTCACGCTTTATGACCGAATGTGACAGCCCAGAAACAAAAAGGGCGTGTCTGTAACACGCCCTTTTTCAATACTTATGTCGGAATTATCGGATCAGTTCGCCTGACGCCGTAAAAACGCTGGAATTTCAATGCGCTCCTGCTCTGGATCCACTTGATCCTCGGCCATGTCAGCGGATTGTGAAACAGGTGGCTGTTCACGGTGCGCGGTTTCCTGCGTATCGCCGTGGCCTGTCATGCGTGAAATCAGGCTGTTCAAGCGGAAGCCTTTTGGCTTTTCTGCCTGTGCAGAACCGGCAAAGAACTTTGGTGTTTCCGCGCGTGTCTCTTCAACACGAGGCGCCTTGGACACCGCAGCGTCCAATCGCGCCAGTGTTGATGCACTTGGTTGGCCCACTTCTGCTTGCGCTGGGGCCGCCGCGTATTCTGTTTGACGATCAAAGAAGCTTTCAGTGGCCTCCACAGTTTCAACCGCAGCGGGTTGTGGCTGATAGGCAGGCGCTGGCAATCCATCGTCTGTTGTCAGTTCCGCAGCCACTGGTGCTGGTTCCGCAGGTGTTTCCACTGTCATTGCTTCAAACAGGCTCGGCTCTGCCACTGTTTCAGCAACGGCCTCAACTTCGGCCACTGGCTCTGCTTCTGGTGTTGCTGCTGCAACTGGCTCTGCCACTGGCGCAGGCGCTGCTTCTTCAACAGGCGCGGTCAATTCTGTGCCCGCTGGCAGCGGCTCTTTCAAGCTGCGGCGCGGCACTGGAATATCTGCGGCACCTTCAATGGCGTCGATACCTGTTGCCACAACGGAAACGCGCATAATAGCTTCCAAAGATGGGTCCATCGTAGACCCAACAATGATGTTGGCCTCTGGGTCCACTTCTTCGCGAATGCGGTTTGCCGCTTCGTCCAGTTCGAACAACGTCAGATCGCTGCCGCCTGTGATGTTGATCAGAACACCGCGCGCCCCTTGCAAGGAAATCTCGTCGAGCAGTGGGTTGGCGATGGCTTTTTCTGCCGCTTGGATCGCACGATCTTCGCCAGATGCTTCGCCTGTACCCATCATCGCCTTGCCCATTTCATCCATAACGGAGCGAATGTCAGCAAAGTCGAGGTTGATAATACCAGGGCGCACCATCAGGTCTGTCACACCTTTAACACCTTGATACAGCACATCATCTGCAAGGCTGAAGGCCTCTGTAAATGTTGTCTGCTCGTTTGCGATGCGGAACAGGTTCTGGTTCGGAATGATGATCAGCGTATCCACAACCTTTTGCAGCGCCTCAACGCCTTCGGTTGCTTGGCGCATACGACGGGAGCCTTCAAATTGGAACGGCTTGGTAACAACACCAACGGTCAGAATGCCCAGCTCGCGTGCAGCTTGTGCAACGATTGGCGCACCACCAGTGCCTGTGCCGCCACCCATACCGGCTGTGATGAAACACATGTGCGATCCGACAAGGTGATCCACAATCGCTTCGATGCTTTCTTCTGCGGCAGCCGCACCAACGGCTGGCCGTGCGCCTGCACCCAAACCTTCGGTGATTTTCTCACCCAATTGGATTTTCGACGTCGCCTTGGCGGATTGCAATGCCTGCGCATCTGTGTTCGCAACCACGAAATCCACGCCATCCAGCGCTTTGTCGATCATGTTGTTTACAGCGTTACCGCCAGCACCACCGATACCAAACACTGTGATACGTGGTTTCAAATCTACCATTTCTGGCATGCGCAAGTTCAATGTCATGTTTAATCCGCCTGTATTTTTTTGCTCTCGCCGCCTTAAGACGGTCGTATTTGCCCTGATTCGGTATGCTAAACGACTGATTCGCGAACGTCACGAAAAATCGTAGAATCACCAAGATTTATTGTACTCATTACACAGGTTCAGCAAGGTTTCGCCCACCAAACCACATGTCGTTTACCAGTTATCTTTAAACCACCGCATGGCGCGTTTCAGCGGCTGAACACCGTGACCTGCAACAGGCAGATTGAAATCCCAACACTCGTCTTGCGGGTGCGCAGCATGCAACGCCAAACCCACGGATGACGCAAAGGCTGGACCCGTTGCTGCCTGTGGAAGCCCTTGAATTCGCAGCGGTTTTCCCAACCGCACTTGCTGTCCCAGAATGCGGCTCGCCAGCCCTTCCAACCCTGGAATTTGGCTGCCACCCCCTGTCAAAACAATCCGTTGTCCTGGCAAATGGTCAAACCCAGCACCGTCCAAACGGGCGCGCACTTCTTCCAAAATTTCCTCAACTCTTGGGCGCATAACGCCAATCAGCTCGGATCGGCTGATGCGGCGACGGTCGTGATCGAAATCACCCGTGTCCCCACCAATTTCGATCATATCGCGATCATCCATCCCCGTGGCCATCACACCACCATGAAAGGTCTTAATCCGCTCTGCCGTGGTTGTGGCCACCTGCAAACCCTGACTGATGTCAGACGTCACAAGATCCCCGCCCATGCGCACGCTATCGGCAAAAATCATGTGTTTCTTCAGGAAAATAGAAACCGTTGTGGCCCCGCCGCCAAAATCAATGCAGGCTCCGCCCAACTCTTGTTCGTCTTCCACCAGCGCAGACACACCCGAAACATAGGCGGATGATGCGAAACCAGCCAATTCCAGATCGCACCGCTTGATACACTTCAGCAGGTTTTCAACCGCGCCTGTGTTCACCGTCAACAGGTGCATATCCACAGACAGACGATTGCCAATCTGACCACGCGGATCAGACAAGCCAGACCGATGATCGAGCGCAAAGTTCACTGGCATCGCGTGAACCGCTTCACGGCCTTGCCCGTAATCGGGCACATCACATTCGGCCAAAACACGCCCAATGTCGTAATCCATCACCGACCCGTTTTCCAACTGCACAGTGCCCGTCACGCCATAGCTGCGCGGTTCGGCCCCTGACATACACGCAATCACGTGATCGACACGGGTATTCGCCATCTTTTGTGCCGCTTGCACTGCGGTGCGAATGGCCCGTTCGGTTTCTTCCATTGTGCTGACTTCGCCAAACCGTACACCGCGCGACCGCGTTGTGGCCACGCCAATCACACGGAATGCGCCGTGGCTCGCCATGGCGGACATGCCTTCTTGGGCGTTCATCTGAACAGAAGGATCAAACTGCAAAATCATGCAGGCAATCTTGGCCGTGCCCACGTCCAAAATCGCAACCACTCCCCGTTGCAGGGCCGCGCGGCGGCGTTGTCTCATGGCGCGTTGTGTTTCGTATAAATGTGTCATGCTATGTCTCGTCTTCCCCATCAGCTATGGCCCGCAACCGATACAGCTCGTCGACTGCTGGCACGGATAATCTAAGGACAGGTCTGCGCCCATCTCTCATATCTACTACTGTTACATCCCGTCCCAACACATCGCGCGCACTGTGTAATGCGATGACGCGCTCAAGCGCTGGAACTGGGTCCTTAACGGGCAATTGGATGATTTGTTGGCGATCCAACATGACATCCCAGCGTCGCTCGCCCATGCGACGCAATCCTCTGACACGATCTGCAATCGGTTTTGCAGCCGCCAAAATCTCCAGCGCTTCTTCGGCCTTGGCCTGCGCACCATCCCCAATGATCAGCGGCAACCCGTGATACCCTTCACGGCTCACCAAAATACCCGCGCGTTCGCCAACGGGATCAACCAATTCCAAATGGCTTGGCCCCCGCCAAACCAGTGCAGGTGCGCGTTCGTTGATCTGCACCTCTAAAATGCCGTCACGCAAATACACATCCGCGTTTTTAACCGCATCGACAGCTTCGATACGGGTTTTCAACGCCGCCAAATCCAACCGCATAGAACTGACTGGAAATTCCATCGGCACAGCCTCGCGCACCTGTTCTGAAACAACTGTGCTGGCCCCTTTGATCTGCATCAGATTGACCGCAAATTCAGGGCGTTCTTCGATCATGCTCTTGGCGTTTGTAATGCTCTGCGCCAATTGCAGCTGTGTTTGTTCCTGCGCAAAATAATTCGCGGTAAATCCAACCACCAACATCAACGGAACCCCTGTACGGATCAGGGATTTATACATCGGCGTCAGCCAAATTCGCTCTAGGCGGTACTTGATGCGGCTTGGGCTGTAATCATGCCCACTTTTGGGGGCAGGCGCAGGACCAAAGCGTTCACGCAGATCGTCTATCGCTGACATGACGCATCCTCCGTGATCCAAGTGACCAATTCACCAAAGGAAATCCCCGCATGTTCCGCCTGCTCAGGCGCAAGCGATGTTGGCGTAAATCCGGGTTGTGTGTTCACCTCAAGGATAATCAACCCATCAAGCCCCTTGCTTTCGTCCCACCGAAAATCAGTCCGCGTCAGCCCACGACAGCCAAGCGCGTTGTGCGCGCGCAATGCGTATTCCAAACAAGCATCGAAAATCTCGGTCGGGATGTTGGCAGGGATTTCATGACGTGACCCGCCTGCCTTATATTTGGCGTCATAATCGTACCAGCCATCAGTGATGATATCTGTCACACCAAGGGCACGATCCCCCATCACCGCCGTGGTCATT
Proteins encoded in this window:
- the lpxC gene encoding UDP-3-O-acyl-N-acetylglucosamine deacetylase, encoding MQRTLKQPIEIVGKGLHSGKRAVLRVLPASAEYGIWMRRVDVTDRDNLIPALYDHVNDTQLCTRLANDAGTEVSTVEHLMAALAGTGIHNALIEIDGPEIPIMDGSSAPFVAAILKAGLQEQDAPLRAIRILKDVTIAVDGFTATLSPADSIEIEFEIDFDEAAIGQQSKSLKMSNGAFVRELSNCRTFCRRRDVDMMQSAGLALGGGLENAIVVDGADVLNPEGFRRADECVRHKMLDALGDLALAGSPIIGRYVGEKAGHRATNLLLRELFANPDAWEMIDVTSEQWNDLPGAHIKPSDFVHA
- the ftsZ gene encoding cell division protein FtsZ — its product is MTLNLRMPEMVDLKPRITVFGIGGAGGNAVNNMIDKALDGVDFVVANTDAQALQSAKATSKIQLGEKITEGLGAGARPAVGAAAAEESIEAIVDHLVGSHMCFITAGMGGGTGTGGAPIVAQAARELGILTVGVVTKPFQFEGSRRMRQATEGVEALQKVVDTLIIIPNQNLFRIANEQTTFTEAFSLADDVLYQGVKGVTDLMVRPGIINLDFADIRSVMDEMGKAMMGTGEASGEDRAIQAAEKAIANPLLDEISLQGARGVLINITGGSDLTLFELDEAANRIREEVDPEANIIVGSTMDPSLEAIMRVSVVATGIDAIEGAADIPVPRRSLKEPLPAGTELTAPVEEAAPAPVAEPVAAATPEAEPVAEVEAVAETVAEPSLFEAMTVETPAEPAPVAAELTTDDGLPAPAYQPQPAAVETVEATESFFDRQTEYAAAPAQAEVGQPSASTLARLDAAVSKAPRVEETRAETPKFFAGSAQAEKPKGFRLNSLISRMTGHGDTQETAHREQPPVSQSADMAEDQVDPEQERIEIPAFLRRQAN
- the ftsA gene encoding cell division protein FtsA, which translates into the protein MTHLYETQRAMRQRRRAALQRGVVAILDVGTAKIACMILQFDPSVQMNAQEGMSAMASHGAFRVIGVATTRSRGVRFGEVSTMEETERAIRTAVQAAQKMANTRVDHVIACMSGAEPRSYGVTGTVQLENGSVMDYDIGRVLAECDVPDYGQGREAVHAMPVNFALDHRSGLSDPRGQIGNRLSVDMHLLTVNTGAVENLLKCIKRCDLELAGFASSAYVSGVSALVEDEQELGGACIDFGGGATTVSIFLKKHMIFADSVRMGGDLVTSDISQGLQVATTTAERIKTFHGGVMATGMDDRDMIEIGGDTGDFDHDRRRISRSELIGVMRPRVEEILEEVRARLDGAGFDHLPGQRIVLTGGGSQIPGLEGLASRILGQQVRLGKPLRIQGLPQAATGPAFASSVGLALHAAHPQDECWDFNLPVAGHGVQPLKRAMRWFKDNW
- a CDS encoding cell division protein FtsQ/DivIB, translating into MSAIDDLRERFGPAPAPKSGHDYSPSRIKYRLERIWLTPMYKSLIRTGVPLMLVVGFTANYFAQEQTQLQLAQSITNAKSMIEERPEFAVNLMQIKGASTVVSEQVREAVPMEFPVSSMRLDLAALKTRIEAVDAVKNADVYLRDGILEVQINERAPALVWRGPSHLELVDPVGERAGILVSREGYHGLPLIIGDGAQAKAEEALEILAAAKPIADRVRGLRRMGERRWDVMLDRQQIIQLPVKDPVPALERVIALHSARDVLGRDVTVVDMRDGRRPVLRLSVPAVDELYRLRAIADGEDET